The DNA region TGCCCGCGCGCACAAGCGCCCGCGCTGCGTCGCGCCGGTCGCGCGCCTCGGCCAGCGAGACGTCCGGGAACAGGCCGAACGTCAGCCGCTTTTCCGTCTTCCCGATTCGATATTTGAACCGCCAGGACTTCGCGCCCTTCGTCGTGACGAACAGATGCAGCCCGCCAGAATCAGCGAGCTTATAGTCCCGCTCACCCGGCTTGGCGTTCTTCACTTCGGCGACGGTCAGAGCCACGATGCCCCCACGGTTCTAAAAATGCCCCCACCCATGCCCCCCGGTGAGGCGCGCTAGGGTGAGATGACGTGAGATAATGCGTATCTCGCAGCCACGGAAAAGCCTATAGCGCAAATGCACTATGAGAACAAATGGAGATCATGATTGGGAAATATGGTGGGCCCGGCAGGACTTGAACCCGCAACCTATCCGTTATGAGCGGACAGCTCTAACCAGTTGAGCTACAGGCCCCACCTGCGCAGCCGATAGGCAGCATTAGGCGGCTTTGCAAGCCCGTCCGTGCACAGGAACGGCGGCGATGAATTGATCCAGGCTGGCGGGGGTTACGCCGCGGCGCGCAAGATGCGCCAATACCCCGTCCCACCACGCGTAAAAGCCGGTGCGGTCTGCTTCATCGCGGACATAGGGCGTGTGCCCCGGCTCCAATGTCGGCGAATGAAAGCTGAAATTCAGTACAGGCACCCCTTCGCCGATCAGCGCGTCGATCGCGGCGATGGCTTCGTGCAGCGGCACCCCCTCGGGCGTCAGGGGAATGCGGCTGAGCATCCTGGCGCGCGACAGGGCGCCTGCGATCGGCCCCATCGCCTGCACGGCGCGGTACAACCGCTCGCCCCCGCCCCGCAACAAGCCGGCAAAGGCGGTGGACAGCGGCAGTTCGATCAGCGACCGCGTCGGCCCCGCCCAATAGGGATGCTGCGGTAGCCCGTGGAAATTCGGGCCATGCTGGTGGCTGTAGTCGAAGCGGCAGCGCACCGAACTGTCGAGGCGAAAGCCCGCCG from Sphingobium sp. HWE2-09 includes:
- a CDS encoding polysaccharide deacetylase family protein → MTDDLHDGNLLQPPLAQDMIALDPAFGTRFMLFVDTEEEFDWDAPFSRTGHGVTALAGMARGQAYFAAAGVKPIYVTDYPVVDNDAAAAMMGQWASDGTADIGAHLHPWVNPPHVEAVNAANSYVGFLPEEVERAKLEALCARMEQRFGRRPIAYRAGRYGVGPNSARLLEAAGFRLDSSVRCRFDYSHQHGPNFHGLPQHPYWAGPTRSLIELPLSTAFAGLLRGGGERLYRAVQAMGPIAGALSRARMLSRIPLTPEGVPLHEAIAAIDALIGEGVPVLNFSFHSPTLEPGHTPYVRDEADRTGFYAWWDGVLAHLARRGVTPASLDQFIAAVPVHGRACKAA